Within the Girardinichthys multiradiatus isolate DD_20200921_A chromosome 12, DD_fGirMul_XY1, whole genome shotgun sequence genome, the region GGCTGACAGGTTCTCATACTGAGCCCGGATGTCCTTCAAGGCCGCAGTCAGATCCGGTTTACTCATGTCCATCTCCACTGACACCTTAATGAAGGAAAGCAGACAAAGTTtgcaaacaagttttttttaagtactTAATTTTGTTTGACTGGTGGGGATGTTCTGCCACACTGAGATGTGGTACATCCCTTCAGAGGAGAGCGAGGGGAGCTGAGAAGGTCATTGGAGTGTAACTAACCCCTGTCCAGGACCTGTTTCAGAGCAGCTGCTCCATTGGTGTCAGACGATTAGTACAGCTATTTTTGAATGCATTTACAGGCtattatgttcacatttaaagaaagagtaaaaaggttttttttcagcGGACCAAAATGTAAAGTTCCACCATTGGAACCATAATGAGGCATCCCTGCTGGGGACTGTCTTTACAGATGCATGAGGTGAGCTCTGTACTGAGCTTCGGTCCACTTAACTGCTGCAGGACAGATTGCAAGACTACTGACTCAGGCTCTTCTGCTGCAGAAAACTGCAGTCAATATCTTCCATGACAATCATGTTCCCTGCGGGGCAGTGTAGAGACACTGGACAAATCTACCCAGCAACCACAGCCTGACTAACACGCTACCTAGCAGTAGTGCATGTTGTCACTTTTTCTATACAGTCTGTCATAACATAAGCCAATGATATTTCACAACTGCactcatttttttatgttttttttttcacacacgTTGTGAAGTTGTGCATTTTAATCAGTACATTTCTGAGCAGCGATGTTGTCTCTGGGAGCAGCATACTTCAAGCAGAGTGCGCTCCCTGCTGTCCGTCAGGACGACCGCACCCCTGGATTTATGCGCTATAATTCCGGTTTTTTTCCCAACCTTTCACCCTCTTTACCCCCTAACCTTTATCAGTGAGAATGACGCCTTCTGAAATATTGCTCACTGGGCGCCGTACTCCAACATTAAAGACCTCACCACTTATAAACTTATGTGTTTCATTTTAAGGAGCCATATACGCTATTCATATTTACAAGTAACAGGACATCATATCCCTACAATTCAATTAAGTCACGAAAAAGTTTATTAGCTTGAAGATTTTGATTAGGGCAGCTGCGTGACGAGGCGAGTGGATTTGCAGGGAGGCTCCCGCGAGCTCAGAGAGGGCGGGATAGCGCGTGGTGCTGAAACGGAACTGCAGAGTCATCAATTTCCCAGTGCGCAGTGCTCAGAGAGTGGAGGGCTCAGGGTGAGGAAGGTGCAAAGGAAATGTGTTCAAAGCTCCTATAAGTTAGACTTCACAACCTAAACGCCTTCTTGGTTGTTCGAGTGGAACAGTAACCCGTGTTTTTGGTGGTTTACATAAGCTGAGCTGATGTCATTTTAAAGACGGGTTAAAATATGACAAACGTGATgtcattttatattaaaattcgCAGCGTTCGAGGATATTTAAAAGTGCGTCACAATGCGGGGCTGTCCTACAAAGGTATTGGATGGTCGGATGTTGGCGAGAGCTCGTCTATATTTCAACCAAACAAATGTGTTGAAAACGGAACTTACTTCAAATTAAGTCTGATTAAAGAAGTCAGGCCGTTAACCCATTAGTTCAACCTTCATGCACATTTAGATTCATTTATGTAGACGTTCTTTACAAGCatatattgtttgtttgttcttttttttttttacacatttttgctCGGGGCTTCTCTGTATTCATGTTCACCTGCGTTGCCTGCAGGGACGcctgcagctcctgcagctcctcttcATGAACTTTCCTCAGGAAGGCAATCTCATCCAGCAGAGACTCTACTTTCTTCTCCAGCTCCAGGCGCGCCAGGGTGGCGTCGTCCACGTCCTTCCGGTAGCCCTTCAGGGCGCTCTCCGCCTCCTCCCGCAGCCtgctctcctcctccagcttctccctCACCCGCTCCAGCGTCTCGTTCATCTGCACGCAGTCCAGGTGCATCTGGCTCTTCTCGTGCGTCAGCTCCTCCACGCGCGCCCGCAGCTCGCGGATCTCCTGTTCATACAGCTCGTGCAGGCGCGATGGCTCGTTGTTACGCTGGCGCAGCAGCGTGACCTCGGCCTCCAGGACTTTGTTGTGCTGCTCCAGGTTGTGGACCTTCTCGATAAAGGATACGAATCGGTCGTTGAGGCCCTGCAGCTGCTCCTTCTCGTTGGTGCGGATGATCTTGAGCTCGTTGGTGACGGCGGTGGACTGGGTCAGATCCATGGCGTCCGGGATGGAGGAGAAGACGCGGCCGGGTGCCGCTGTCCTGCGGTAGGTGGTGGAGGAGACCACAGAAGGGGAGCCATAACTGCGGTGGCTGCTGCGGTATCCTGCGGAGTGCAGGCGGGACGGGCTGCTGCTGCCGCCCAGACCCACTCGACCTGACCGGGGAGCATCTCCAAAGATCCTACGATAGGAGCTGCTGCTGTAAATGTCGCTGGAGTAACTCATGTTTCCTTTACCTTAgggaagagaagagagagagagcgcaactgtgtgtgcgtgtgtgtggagCTCAGGAGTGTGTGATGGTGAGTGCGCGGGAAGGACAGAAAGTGAGATGCGAGTGATGTCTGGCCCGGACAGGTGCTTTTATAGTCAGGGTGCTGCGGCTCATCATTTGACGCAGCAACAACACAAAATGGGGGGAAACCTGCAGACTTTTGCAGAATGGCTCCACCCTCCTGGGAGACACCGAGTCACTCATGCAGCCCATCTGTTTTTACACTGCAGTTCAAGAATAAACAGAACCTGTAATGATGGCCACAATTTGCATTCAGGTTGAATGCTCAACATTTGGCACGACATATTGTGTGCATCCGCCAAACTTTTCATTTCATTATAGGgtatttatttcatgttaatTCATATTATAATTTAAATAGTAATAAAATTGTACCTGTAATCTCAATATTGTCGACCTTTTTTGTTACCTTATAATCAATTCTGTCTACTGCCGCTGCAATTTTCTTAGCTGAACCTGCAGAATAGCAAATGGGATCAATGTGCACAGCCAGGATGCGTGATGGTGCTGCAGTCTGCATGCAGTCACCCTCAGTACCTCCAATCCGCATTATGCTGGTCTGACTCGTGAGCTAACCAattagaataaagaaaaaacaagacataagCGACTTTTTTAAAAGATTACTGAGTAAAAACTGGAATGACTGTGTGTGGGGCACTAATTTATACTTAATCCCAAGCACCAAAACGAAGGTCACATATCCTTCACTTTAGAAATATTAACAGCTCTGGGGAAAATGTGAAGAAGTGATGTGAGATACTGAGTACAACCGGCACTCTGATGAGTTTAATGCTGCGCTGGCCTTGGTGCTGATCCAGGCACTAGGCTGGAGGAGAACCACGCCCCTGTGTGGAGGGGAGACGACCCCCACTGCTTCGGGGACTGCAGCCTTGCCACCCCCAAACATCCTACAAGGCGCCTCCAGAGCAGTTGAACACTGACTGCCCGGCCCACAGCCCAAACTGCGCAGTCATCTTAAAGAGACCTGGATCGTTCtttacttgttttttgtttaaaactcaAGAAATAATTGAAAAATTAACATACATCAGGTAGTGAGTAAACTACCAGATGTTATGTCAGtctaaaaaacaatcacaattATACAACACTGCAACAATATCGATAGCACTTACAAATGTTTTATGGCACACCCAACCACAGTCTTCAATGTGTaatggggttttatgtgatagaccaacacaaagtagtgccctgttgtgaaataaatggaaattgatacatggttttcaacattttcataactgtatttattttttaatatatgttCAGCCCTCTGAGTCACAGCAATCACATCTTCAAGACTATTCAGGTAACTCTGCCACCTTTGCACATCTACCGACTGATATGTTGGTTAATTAGTCTTTGTAAAATGGTTGGAACTAAGTAAGAGTGGATGGAAAATATCACTGAGTAGAGAGCATCATTCTGAACTGGACTTGGTTCTTCggtttgactgagccattctgacacataaatatgctttgatctaaaccattcaatttttgctgtggctgtatgtttaggattgttgtcctTTTGGAAAATGAACCTGTGCCAGAGTCTCAAGTCCAggtttgccctgtatttaactccagtCATAACTTcaacaactctgaccagcttccttgtttctaatgaagaaaagcatccccacaacatgatgtttCCACCACTATGTTTCCCTGACATGGCACTAAAGGTTTATTTAGTTACATCTGACCAAAGCCCCTTATTCTGCATGTTTAATGTCTCCTCTACATTGCTTGTGGTAACCTTTAATAAAATTTCTTATTACTCTCTttcaaaaaaagctttttttttgtcactatTCCATAAAGGCCAGTTTTGTAGATTACATGACCAGCAGTTTTTGCAGCAGCAGATTCTTTCATCTgacctgtggatctctgcagctcctctagatgCCTATTGACTGCGTCTGTGTCCTCCTTGCCCATTGTAGGTGGACagacatgtcttggtaggtttgcagttgtacaaACCTAGTAACATCTCCACAACCTCCTCCCTGACCTGCCCGCTGTtttcttggtctccatgatgctgtttgttcagtaatgttctctaaaataactcggaggccttcagagaacagatgcatttatgctgagattaaattagacAGATGGACTCAATTTACTAATTTGGTGACTTCTGAATTGGTGTCCTTGACATTTATTTAAGGATAGCAGAGTCAAAGGTGGCTGAATATAAAGGCACAGCCATGGTTACTTATTTTAAAGACTTTCCAAAAACCATTATTTCTATCACTTCACGTTTATGTACTTCATTTGTGTAggtgtgtcacataaaatcccaataaatagttttgtaattgtaatgggacaaaatgGGACACCATATACTGGGCCCGCAGATATAAATTAAAACCACTAGAAGGCACTATAGTGCCATTATTGCACAGTCTCATGATCTCATTTCCTACACGACGATATAAATACTATGGTttacttaaaatgtaaaactataAGCTAACCTGTAGCTGGAATGGGAAATTTATGTTGCATGACTGAAATACCAGACTGCACATTCCTGAGCGTTTAAGCCGAAGATTTTTGCAGGTCTCTGGGTTATACTGATGTTAATATTAATACtaataatttattgaatttgttCTACACTTCACATTTTTCAATCTCAAAGTGCTGGAGAATAAAAGTAACTAGAAAATTGAACAAGAACTAAaagcagtaaaattaaaaatacatttaaactctATACAGTAGACTAGTACAGCCTACAGTGCATGTGACTCAGCAGGAAGTTCACTGGTTTCTAGAATTAAGTGTCTAAACTATGAAGACAAAACAGAGACATACGGTTTTTAAACACGGAAGCTGAGAATTAGGTTTTTTCTTGTAAAAGTACTCTTTTCATATAGAGCTTTAATTTTTAAGGTGATGTTTGAAACGGCAAGACAAATATACTAcgctaaatatgaaaaaatgaacacaaaaactAAAAGTATACAAAATGTACCtcacaaaaaaactgaactaaattaactttacaatcaaacacaaaacacaaaactttgAAAGAGAGCACACTTTAGCCTCACTTCTCATTTCAATTCCTAGACTAAAAATTGacattcagtttcaatttatatttttattcaggtTCAAAGGATTTATACTGTATCTATAAGAACACATTCCTTGCAACCACTCTGCAAGCTAAGGGTTTTGCTAAAAGATGCAAGGCTGTGATAATTTATGAAACCAGGTTAATCCAGTtccaaaataatttgtaaagcactgaaaacacaaacattttgttgtacagaaaagcaaaattaaaaaaacactcatCATCTAATCAATCTGTTTGATACTGTATATTTGACCTGTGCAGGAAATATGTCTGATTATTTTGTGGAAAAGGTTTAGAAATGATTTATCAGGGTCCCAtgtttttaattacaaaaacttgGTATTTAAAAGGGGTTGAATAgactttttatttcagttctagttaacctttatttaacaaGGCAGAACAGATTAAGAACAATTTGTCATTTACATCTGCGGCCCAACAAGGCAGGGCCTCTTgagggaaagaagaaaaaaggggctataaaataagacaaaactaCACTAAGTATGTATATTGTTAAGGATAAGGGGATGCACTATAAGAGCTCTGTAAGTCCCTAAATACCCTCTTCATTTAGTTAGGATCATTTGGCTGTGGTACAGGGACTATAGAGAAGCTTATTTTCCCTTCAAAGACTCGAAAGCAACACACCACTAAACCTATCACTGAGACCTTCCTCCTTCCTGCTACCAGGACAACCATGCAGTGTGCACCGTGCTTCATTATAAGCCAATAagtgaaaacacttttacaaagatCCCCTCCTGAACTTTACTTGCACAAACCTCCATCTACAACATGTGCCCCTATATTGTAAAATCTAACAGTGTAATAGTGGAGATATCTTTTTGCATTACATTGCCTCCACTACTAGATCTCCACTGAAGCCCAAACACAAAACCACTCTTCCTGAGACTGGTTCCTTTGAAGCTGGGTTCTCTTTGCTGCTTTGATATGCCAGGAGCTCGTCACAAGCACTAAGTGAACGGTTCTTTGAAGAACTTCACTATGAGTTCTCTACAGGCCGCCGGGCTCTCccactttttttctgtgtttggatGCACTGATGGTGTGTGATGTGGCCTCTTCACTCTACTCCCCTGAGATCCTTCTTCTCCTTCACGCAGAGATGTCCATCTGTTTGCAGTAACACACACGTACTCTCACTCAGCTCTCCATCCCTTGATCTGAGCCATCAGCTGCGATGGAGGATGATGGTGTAGTGTCGTCCTCTTCCAGGCACATAGCCATGTTGTATCTGGCAGCTGTACAGTTTCACTGTGAGCCATAAAATCAAATGATGCTCATTTTTCCACTGTGGATAGAGATCCTGTGTCTGAATAATGAGTGCGAGTATAATAAATTGCTATGGGAGCATTTTTCTAGTATGATGTTAAAGAATTTGATGTTTTTGGGTAAATTTTAACTATTTCTTTACTTAATTCCCAGGTTTATGTGAGTTCTTCAAACTAAAAAGGGGAGGCGTATTTTCTAACAAATAGGTTTTACCACAACCTTTAGATGTGATTTACTGATTGGTTACTAGCTTGAATTTTAAAGCATGGATAACATGCCAACTGTAAATCTAATAACTGCTGAATGATCAAAGACACATTCTctctaataaacaataaaaatggctATTAACTGAAAACTGCCAAACATGACAAACTGGCGTATGTGGTAAATGTGAATACATCTGATCTTGACTAAATGTAGAGAACAGAAATGGAAGCAGTCCCACCTACACACTGGTCAATTGCGGAAGCTTGCTTCTACAGTGATTTACTTGCTGTCATTAGAAGGCAGGTGGGATACATCACAATAATATACAATATGTAGTACATAACCATATGACTAGTATGGCTGTTGACTGACTTGACAGTTCTGATGTGACGTATGTTTTCTATGTCAAACTGAGACATTTAACTTCTACATTCAGTACAAGAATCTGTCCTTGGGATAGTTTTATTTACACAGTTCATGGTACCTTTGAGATATCTTCCACAAATGTTTAATCTTCTTACAATGCAGATGATACGCAGATTTTCATGGTCTAGGTTCACAATCTGTCCTTCAGGCAGTCCATTCTAAATTAAATGAAGGATGCAAAATGCTGGATGGCTACTacgtttcttcagctgaatGCTAGAAAGTTGGAGATTGTGGTTTTAGGTCCAAAGCAAACATTTCATGGAACCCATTTGGCCAGTATCATTCAATCTTCAGACCCATGACAGGAAGTCACAGCAGGTGTTACTTTAGATTCCTGTTTTAAATTTATTGCACAAATTCACTGTGggataaatgtttttgtcacaGCTCAGAAACATTTCCCAGAATCAACCGGGACACATCTGTACCAACCGTTTTCAAGGTGAAATCCTGAAACAGCTCTGTCCTCCCACTGATGTTTATTCAGCCTTTCACTGCAGTCAGTGGAGGAATTTTTGCTATTATGACACATTTTCTAAAATGGGTGGAGATGTGGCTGATGAGCACACATGATAGAACTGACTAGATTTCTAGATGCCTGTactgtgtcagtcaaaatgcaATTTTACTAACTTAATTATTACAACATAGGTTAGGGTGTCCTAAATTAATGACTGGATTGTTGCATATAgccaaaagacaaaaacaatacaGATTCTAAATGGAAGTGCCTACCATCCAGAAAGACCAACCCTTTTCTGAGCCCAACATGTCCACCAACAACTCTGAGAGTTGGAGTAACAGAAAAT harbors:
- the zgc:65851 gene encoding low molecular weight neuronal intermediate filament yields the protein MSYSSDIYSSSSYRRIFGDAPRSGRVGLGGSSSPSRLHSAGYRSSHRSYGSPSVVSSTTYRRTAAPGRVFSSIPDAMDLTQSTAVTNELKIIRTNEKEQLQGLNDRFVSFIEKVHNLEQHNKVLEAEVTLLRQRNNEPSRLHELYEQEIRELRARVEELTHEKSQMHLDCVQMNETLERVREKLEEESRLREEAESALKGYRKDVDDATLARLELEKKVESLLDEIAFLRKVHEEELQELQASLQATQVSVEMDMSKPDLTAALKDIRAQYENLSARNQVQAEEWYRSKFVTVTEAAARNQDAIKHSKEELSEYRRQVQARTLEIESLRGHNEALERQIAEMEDRHNHEIGEMQDTIQELEAALRSTKGEMSRHLREYQDLLNVKMALDIEIAAYRKLLEGEECRLSSVGSAMVQSGYPGLSYTTARTYALGAYRKPKPDEEEEEAGEEEEKEEEEEEGEEEEGEEAEGEEGEDQGEGEGEGEEEEEEGEEEEEKPKEKEEKGKEKESSTGKNSKS